The Nitrogeniibacter aestuarii genome has a window encoding:
- a CDS encoding DUF1538 domain-containing protein has protein sequence MNKQLQLFIKALIDSARDLAPIVIVIAFFQLAVLQQPIPNLGEIFLGTIMVVLGLTFFVRGLEMGLFPIGEKMAHAFARKGSVLWLLVFAFALGFGTTVAEPALIAVAAEAAEIAAQGGVIDNSKNAMADYASGLRYTVALSVGFAIMLGVIRIIKGWPIQYLIIGGYLGVVTMTMFAPPEIVGIAYDSGGVTTSTITVPLVTALGVGLASSIRGRNPMVDGFGLIAFASLTPMIFVMGYGMVV, from the coding sequence TCTTGCCCCCATCGTGATCGTCATCGCCTTCTTTCAGTTGGCGGTTCTGCAACAGCCCATTCCCAACCTGGGGGAAATCTTCCTCGGCACCATCATGGTGGTGCTGGGCCTGACCTTCTTCGTTCGCGGTCTGGAAATGGGCCTGTTCCCCATTGGGGAAAAAATGGCGCATGCCTTTGCGCGCAAGGGCTCTGTCCTGTGGCTCCTGGTGTTTGCATTCGCGCTCGGTTTTGGTACCACCGTGGCCGAACCGGCGCTGATCGCGGTCGCGGCTGAGGCGGCAGAAATCGCAGCCCAGGGCGGCGTGATCGACAACAGCAAGAACGCCATGGCCGATTACGCGTCGGGCCTGCGTTATACGGTCGCGCTATCCGTCGGTTTCGCCATCATGCTGGGGGTGATTCGCATCATCAAAGGCTGGCCGATCCAGTACCTGATCATTGGCGGCTATCTCGGCGTCGTCACCATGACCATGTTTGCCCCCCCAGAGATCGTTGGCATTGCCTACGACTCGGGCGGCGTCACGACATCGACCATCACGGTCCCGCTGGTCACCGCACTGGGCGTCGGACTGGCCTCATCCATCCGGGGGAGGAATCCGATGGTCGACGGTTTCGGCCTGATCGCATTTGCCTCCCTCACCCCCATGATCTTCGTCATGGGCTACGGCATGGTGGTGTGA
- a CDS encoding DUF1538 domain-containing protein, with protein sequence MTDWLLSFAHTLALTSLDVFPIAAIIFGFQLFVIRKPVPQLRNVLTGFIYVLIGLTLFLQGLEQALFPLGKLMAQQLTAPEFLFGTLDAVPDQVHWNHYLWVYLFAFAIGFSTTIAEPSLIAVALKAESVSGGTISVWGLRVAVAIGVAIGIALGAYRIVTGTPLHWYIMAGYVVVILQTTRAPRMIIALAYDSGGVTTSTVTVPLVTALGLGLAGTVPGRSVLLDGFGLIAFASLFPIMSVMGYAQLSEWHARRTAARDAEERRT encoded by the coding sequence ATGACCGACTGGCTCCTGAGTTTCGCTCACACCCTTGCCCTCACGTCGCTCGACGTCTTTCCCATCGCGGCGATCATCTTCGGGTTCCAGTTGTTCGTCATTCGCAAGCCGGTTCCTCAACTGAGAAACGTGCTGACCGGATTCATCTACGTGCTGATCGGACTGACCCTATTTCTTCAGGGTCTTGAACAGGCCCTGTTTCCGCTCGGCAAACTCATGGCCCAACAACTGACCGCGCCCGAATTCCTGTTCGGCACTCTGGACGCAGTGCCCGACCAGGTGCACTGGAACCACTACCTGTGGGTGTATCTGTTCGCGTTCGCCATCGGTTTTTCGACGACGATTGCAGAACCCTCATTGATTGCCGTGGCACTGAAAGCCGAGTCCGTATCGGGCGGCACGATCAGTGTCTGGGGGCTCCGGGTTGCCGTCGCCATTGGCGTGGCGATCGGCATCGCGCTGGGCGCCTACCGTATCGTCACGGGCACGCCCTTGCACTGGTACATCATGGCCGGCTACGTCGTCGTCATCTTGCAGACGACACGAGCCCCCAGAATGATCATTGCCCTGGCCTACGATTCGGGAGGCGTCACCACGTCAACGGTGACCGTCCCTCTGGTCACGGCACTCGGGCTCGGGCTGGCCGGCACCGTCCCGGGCCGCAGCGTACTGCTCGACGGCTTCGGCCTCATTGCCTTTGCCAGCCTGTTTCCCATCATGTCCGTTATGGGCTATGCCCAGCTGTCCGAATGGCATGCACGACGCACTGCCGCACGTGACGCAGAAGAAAGGAGAACCTGA
- a CDS encoding P-II family nitrogen regulator, translated as MHFKLLIALVEDDKTDKVMAAARESGATGCTVINQARGEGIQKTKTFFGLSFETQRDMLLFLVEEHLSRNILEKIAEVGEFEATPGTGIAFQIDVEDAVGVTRQVKELESTVEEEI; from the coding sequence ATGCACTTCAAGCTGCTCATCGCCCTTGTTGAAGATGACAAGACCGACAAGGTCATGGCGGCCGCTCGCGAATCGGGCGCCACCGGCTGCACCGTCATCAATCAGGCACGGGGGGAAGGTATCCAGAAAACCAAGACCTTCTTCGGCCTGTCGTTTGAAACCCAGCGCGACATGCTGCTGTTCCTGGTTGAAGAACACTTGAGCCGGAACATTCTCGAAAAGATCGCCGAGGTAGGAGAATTCGAAGCCACGCCCGGCACTGGCATCGCTTTCCAGATCGACGTCGAAGACGCTGTGGGCGTCACACGCCAGGTCAAGGAGCTGGAAAGTACCGTGGAGGAGGAAATATGA
- a CDS encoding CBS domain-containing protein — MSTKQMIRVRDVMEANFHTIDGMATITDALQAMKKLGAQGLIVDKRHDDDEYGMLLVSDIARHVLGKDRAPDRVNVYEVMAKPVITVDPEMDIRYCARLFTRFELSRAPVVENSRVVGIVSFSDLVLEGLYRHI; from the coding sequence ATGAGCACCAAGCAGATGATCCGCGTCCGTGATGTCATGGAAGCGAACTTCCACACCATCGACGGTATGGCCACCATCACCGATGCCCTTCAGGCAATGAAGAAACTGGGTGCTCAGGGGCTCATCGTGGACAAACGCCACGACGACGACGAGTACGGCATGCTGCTCGTTTCGGACATAGCCCGCCATGTGCTTGGCAAGGACCGGGCGCCAGACCGGGTCAACGTCTATGAAGTGATGGCCAAACCCGTAATCACCGTCGATCCGGAAATGGACATCCGCTATTGCGCGCGGCTGTTTACCCGATTCGAACTCTCGCGAGCACCGGTTGTGGAAAACAGCCGGGTCGTGGGCATCGTGAGCTTTTCAGATCTGGTGCTCGAAGGCCTCTACCGACACATCTGA